AGTCCCTAAGGAAATTCACTTTTTGAAAAGCGGAACCCAAGGCCATCGCGGTATCTTTTAGGGAGTTGTATTTTTCCTTGTCCCCGTTCACAAAGACACAGAGGCACATTAATCCTACCACATCGGCGGAGCCATAGATATACTCCTTATATTCTGCTGTAGTGGCGTATTCCTTTTTTACGAGGTCCATGCGCATACTTTTCATAAATGCCTCAACCAGGTGCATGGGAATGTCATAGCTGTGGAATGTAAATTGAAAGGAATTTAAAATGGGATTTAAGCTGATTTTATTTTCCAGGGCACTGTAGAGTTCCTTTTCAAAATTATTGAAGAGGGTTTCCTTGTCGTAATCATGGAAGGTGTCCACGATTTCATCGGCAAAGCGGACAAAACCATAAATATTGTAAATATCGTTCCGTATTGAGGTTCCTAGCATTCTGGTGGCCAATGAAAAGGAAGTACTGTAAGATTCTGTAACGAGCTTACTACAGCCGTAGGAAACGTTATCAAATATAGCTTTCATTTTCAACAGTTTTTTAGGGTTAGTTCAGAGACCAATTTTCCAGAAATTAGGGAAGGGGGTACTCCTGGCCCCGGAACGGTCAATTGTCCTGTGAAATAGAGGTTTTCAACTTTATTACTTTTTAGGTTAGGTCTTAAAAATGCGGTCTGTGCCAAGGTGTTCGCCATACCATAGGCATTGCCCTTGTACGAATTGTACTGTTCCACAAAATCGTTCACACAAAAGCTTTCCTCGAATAAAATGTTTTCCTTCACGGACTGTTCCGTACGTTTTTCAAAACGGTCCATGATAATGTCAAAATATTGGTTCCTTAGTTCCTGGGTATCCTCCAGGCCCGGTGCAATGGGAATTAAAAAGAAGCCGGCCTCACATCCCTCGGGGGCCATGGTCCCATCTGTTTTGGATGGAAAATTGGCATAGAACAAAGGCTCGGACGGCCATTTGGGATGGTCGTAGATTTCTTCGGCATGCAGCTCAAAATTCGTGTCAAAGAATAGGTTGTGGTGTTCTATCTTTTGCAGCTTTTTGCTGAAACCCACGTAAAATAGGAGGGAGGATGGGGCATAGGTCTTTTTGTCCCAGTAGCGTTCTGAATATTGTCTGTATTTGTGGTCCAAAAGGGTTTCGGAATGATGGTAGTCCGCACCACTGATAACAATATCGGCAACAATCCTATTCCCTTTGGAAACGATTCCACTTACCTTTCCTTGGGCTACTTCAATCTTTTCTACCGGGCTGTTTGTATAAAAACGGACGCCAAGTTCTTCCGCCAGACTTTTCATGGCCTTTATGATTTCGTACATGCCCCCTTTTGGGTGCCATGTCCCAAGACCAAAATCGGCAAAGTTCATAAAGCTGTAAAAAGAAGGGGTCTTACTGGGTTTTGCCCCAAGGAACAAAACGGGAAATTCCAATGTTGAAATCAATTTTGGATTTTGGAACCTTTTTCTGACTTCTTGACTAATGGACTTAAAAAATTGGTCTACCCGTAACACCGTGTCCTTGGTGACCAACTCCAATGGGGACAGTCCCGGTTTAAGGACAATTTTATTGATAGCGATATTGTAGTTGTCCTGCGCTTTCCCTATGAAGCTTCGTAAGGGTTCACTGCTTCCCGTTTCAATCCGTTCGAACTCCTCACATATTTTGTCCATGCAGTCACCAATGGTGATCACATCATCGGAAAAGAAGATTTTATAGGCGGGGTCCAATTTATCCAGTTGATAGTAATCCGAAGTGGATTTGCCAAAATCAGAAAAGAATTTCTCAAAAATATCCGGCATCCAATACCAACTTGGTCCAATGTCAAAGGTGAAGCCATCCTTTTGAAGTTGTCTGGCCCGGCCACCAACGGTTCCGTTCTTTTCAAAAACGGAGACCTTGCATCCGGATTTGGCCAGATAACATGCCGCCGAAAGGGAGGAAAAACCCGAACCGATGATAACAACCTTTTTCATTTTTTTGTAAAAGCGATTACATATGACTCATTAAACGCTCAATGGAATTAAACGTCCTAATGGACTCCGGAAGGTCTTCGTTCAATAAGTGCTGTACTTGGTGTCCCAATATCCAAAGTTTGGAATTGCCCAGGGAGTTCACATCTTTTTCAAAGTTTTCAATGTACTTTTCTATTTCGTCCTTGGTGGGCGAAACAGTGAAGTAGGACACAAAATGCACATTTTCGTAGTACTTAATAATGTCCACAAGGTTTTCAATGGGCATGGTCTGTCCCAAATAGATGGCTTTGTACCCTTTTAGATTAATTTCATAATTCAGAAAGAGCAGTCCCAACTCATGGATTTCATTCTCCGGGAGAAACAGCACAAATACCTTGTCCTTCCGGGTAGGTTCAATAATTTGTAATTTCTCCGTATTAATGTATATCTTTTGTTTGATGAGATTGGTAATAAAATGCTCGTGGGACGGACTAATGGTATCCGTTTGCCAAAGCAGTCCAAGCTCATTCAATAAGGGGATAAAGACCTCAATGAATATTTCCCTAAAGGAACGTTCTGCCAATAAACTATTGTACGTATTAAAGAAAAGGGCTTGATCAAAATTGATCATGGAGAGCTTAAAGGCATTTATGGCATGGCTCTTTTCGCTGTTTTTGGCCACAATTTCACGGACCAGGACCGGAATTTCACTTTCCGGTATTTTGGCGATTTTTGAAATCTTATAGCCGTTATGGTAAAGCAGGACTATGTTTAATAATTTTTGTAGACTTTTTAAACTATACGTCCTAATGTTGGTGACGGTCCTTTCGGGGGAAAAAAGATTGTAGCGCTTTTCCCATATCCGTATGGTATGCGCCTTGATTCCTGAAAGGTTCTCCATATCACGGATACTAAAGGATTTTTTAACGTTGTTCATTTTTTATCTGGAATCGTTAAACAAATCTACAATTTAAATCCTTCCAAGTTGATAAACAAGCGTTAAAATTTAACAATTCACCGTATTTACGGCCTATTGGACAAAAAAATCCCTTGGAAAACCAAGGGACGAGTGTTGTGTCCAAGAGAAGAATTTATGTATTTTTGCCCACCTAAAATGCCCACGTGGTGGAATTGGTAGACACGCTACCTTGAGGGGGTAGTGGGAGCAATCCCGTGGAAGTTCGAATCTTCTCGTGGGCACAAACCTTCGCTTTTGGGATTTCATGTCTACATCCTCTACAGTCCAAAGTTTGACAAGTATTATGTCGGCCAAACCATGGCCCTGACCAACCGTTTGGATCGACATAACTCGGGTCTGGTCAAATCCACAGCACCCTACCGATTATGGAAAGTGGTTTGGACCACCGAAAAGGATTCCAGGGGAGAGGCGATGATACTGGAGCGGAAACTTAAAAACCTTTCCAAGGCCCGACTGCAAAAGTTCATCGAAAAGTATAGTGGAAATCCCGACGATGGCTCCACCATATCGGGATGCTGACAGGTAAACCTCGTCAGCATTCGAATCTTCTCGTGGGCACAAACCTCCGTTTTTGGGATTTCATGTCTACATCCTCTACAGTCCAAAGTTTGACAAGTATTATGTCGGCCAAACCATGGCCCTGACCAACCGTTTGGATCGACATAACTCGGGTCTGGTCAAATCCACAGCACCCTACCGATTATGGAAAGTAGTTTGGATGACCGAAAAGAATTCCAGGGGGGAGGCCATGATACTGGAGCGGAAACTTAAAAACCTTTCCAAGGCCCGACTGCAAAAGTTCATCGAAAAGTATGGTGGAAGTCCCGACGATGGCTCCGCCATATCGGGATGCTGACAGGTATGCCTCGTCAGCATTCGAATCTTCTCGTGGGCACAAACCTTCGCTTTTGGGATTTCATGTCTACATCCTCTACAGTCCAAAGTTTGACAAGTATTATGTCGGCCAAACCATGGCCCTGACCAACCGTTTGGATCGACATAACTCGGGTCTGTTCAAATCCACAGCACCCTACCGATTATGGAAAGTGGTTTGGACCACCGAAAAGGATTCCAGGGGAGAGGCGATGATACTGGAGCGGAAACTTAAAAACCTTTCCAAGGCCCGACTGCAAAAGTTCATCGAAAAGTATAGTGGAAGTCCCGACGATGGCTCCACCATATCGGGATGCTGACAGGTAAACCCCGTCAGCATTCGAATCTTCTCGTGGGCACAAACCCGGAATGCTGACAAGAAAAGCCTAGTCGGCATTCCAATCTTCTCGGGTCATTAAAACTAAAAGACCATTTTATAGCTAACAATAATGTGAACGGACCAGTATGGCGGAGTCAACAAGGTATTCAATGTTTTTAGAGGTGAAAAAACAGATACTACCAAAAGAACCACAACAATATTGCCGTGGTTCTTTTGGTTTATTTGCTTTACCGCCAGTGTAAATTTAGCAGTAAGGTGGGAACGCGATACGCTTTGCTAATCGGGCACTAACTGGGCAGGAGGGTAATCACAGCAAAACCGCCATTTCGGCGGTTTTTTGCTTGATGTTTTAATTTAAAATATCGCTTCAGAATTTGGCGCTAGTGCCATTCATAATGTTTTTGAGTTCATTGATTTTATCTTCAACGGCTTTACCCAGAAATTTACCTTCACTAATATCGAGTAATCGACTTATATAATTTTTATCCATAAAAGAGAAGAAGTCATGATTGATTATCATATTGAAAACTCTCATATGACTTCTGTAATCCATGGTTCTTTTTAAATTTTCCAAGAGCTCTACAAGATAGGTTAGCCTGTTTTCCTTATCATACAACATTAGATTCATCAACATTTGGTTTCTAACAATAAGACGTTCCTTGATTCTCTTGTTAAAGTCTCTCAATCTATCAAATGACGACTTCCTCTTGGAATAATAAATATCATATGTTTCTACTTGGAAGTCTAAAACACTTAATTTTATGAGGTAATGATTGGAGCACACAAGCAAACCCATAAAAGAATCAAACAGTTCATTATCTTCTAGTTTTAAATCGGAAGCCAAATCAACTAATGAAGACACAATCCAATAATCTGAGCTCTTTTGGATATTTTTCTTTATAAATTTTATAAAATAAGCCTTATCCTCGAAATTGTAAGAGACATCGTTTTCGTCTAAAAAATCAATCTTCTCGGAAAGTGAGAGCTGTTCAAATTCTATTATGGAAAAGCTATTTTGCATCTGTCAAATTATCTTCTTCCTGTTCCAGTTCCTTTTTCGGAACCTTTCTTTTGCTTATTTCTCTGTCCACGAGCTTTTTGCTCTTTTTGCAATTTACGCTTTCTAGCTTTCCCCCTGCTAGCGCTCGTTTGCAACGAGTGCTATAGTAGCAACAATTTATGCCAAAAAACCAATCTCATCTATTTCCAGAATAGTATGATCACCCGCAAAATTCCGTGCACTACTATATTTTCATTCCGTTGGTTCAGTAACAAAACCGGATTCAACTGGATTGTTGTGAACATAATCAATCTTCTGTTTGATGACAGATGTGCTCCAAAGCTCAATGGGCTTGTTATGGTGTTGCCAAAATTGATATTTTGATATGTTGCCTTTCTTTTTCCCGCCATGTTCAAACATCCAAAGCAACCATTCTTTTCTACTCTCTTGTGGATTTTCCTCAATGGCACGGATCATCTTCTTCGCAGTGTATTTTTTGAAATCCCTTAACAAAGCTGTTGGATTCTCATTGGAATCCCGAAATATGAAATGAATATGGCTTGGCATAAAGCAGTAGGCATACAGTTCCAACCCCTTTTCCTTTCGACAATAATCAACACTGGTAGCCAAAACCTGAAAGTATTCCTCCCGTACAAAAACATCCAACCAATATACAGTGGCAAAGCTTACAAAGTAAGCGGCCGTCGGATTCTGGAATTTGTACTTTCTGCTCATATAGTTCTAAAAATACAAAACCATGACTTTTACTCAGAACCATTTTTTCTGGTATGGCACCCGTCACAGACGAGCGCTAGCGAGGGGGTAACAAAAAAGCCACAACATAAGTCATGGCTTCTTTTGGGTTTTTTATGTTTTTTGCCTACTCGATACGGCACTCGTCAGAGACGAGCGCTAGCGGGGGGGAACACCCTATGTTGACAACTTAAAATATGCCGCATAAAATTTTAACATTCATAGGCTTGGTTTTATCATAGAATACGGGGGATACGCTTTGCTGATTGCGCACAAGTAGGGAATGAGCACAACGAGTACTGAGCCGAGAATAGCAACTAAATCCAGTTATATAACCTCCAGTTATTTTCCAGTTTTTCTATTAATAAAGTATCATTCCATACCCCCCACGGAGACAATTTTTTTTGCTCTTCCGTTAACGTTTCAACAGATTCCCGTTCCCAGGTTTCTGAGTTTACAATATGCCATCCCTCGCCAAACGGATTTTCTGTCCTGTAATATTTCGGGCACGAAAATTCTTTATCCAAAGCAACATTGCCTACAAAAGAAACAATGTTTTTTTTGTGTGCGGCCTTTAAAGGAAAATCAAGATAAAAATAATCTTCGGATACTACCATTTTTTCAATTGACTTAGGCTCTTCTTGAAATAAAGAATAAAACACTTTTATCTTTTCAACTTCAGAAGTATCCTTGGGATATTTTACAAATTGTAAGTATGCTTTACCTTTCGATGTTTCTAATTCAAAGAGATCTCCTAATTCTATCTTTTTTTTTAGCTTCATAAATATTTATTTTATACCGATTGTGCTCAATAATTCATATCCTCTTTTTAGAGCAGCCGCATACTTTGGATTGGTCTTCGCAATACTATTTATTTTATTGAGTAGTTGCCCTGTTTGTCCCGATTTACCCCCTAATTTATAGATTTCTATTAAAGCCTGTTCCAC
The sequence above is a segment of the Muricauda sp. SCSIO 64092 genome. Coding sequences within it:
- a CDS encoding phytoene/squalene synthase family protein, whose amino-acid sequence is MKAIFDNVSYGCSKLVTESYSTSFSLATRMLGTSIRNDIYNIYGFVRFADEIVDTFHDYDKETLFNNFEKELYSALENKISLNPILNSFQFTFHSYDIPMHLVEAFMKSMRMDLVKKEYATTAEYKEYIYGSADVVGLMCLCVFVNGDKEKYNSLKDTAMALGSAFQKVNFLRDLKADYELLERSYFPNTNLLELDEASKKRIVAEIEADFAKGFSGIEKLPPEAKFGVYTAFKYYKRLLAKLKKTPPLEIKNTRIRVPNYEKIGLLAKSYVNYKLHLV
- a CDS encoding phytoene desaturase family protein; protein product: MKKVVIIGSGFSSLSAACYLAKSGCKVSVFEKNGTVGGRARQLQKDGFTFDIGPSWYWMPDIFEKFFSDFGKSTSDYYQLDKLDPAYKIFFSDDVITIGDCMDKICEEFERIETGSSEPLRSFIGKAQDNYNIAINKIVLKPGLSPLELVTKDTVLRVDQFFKSISQEVRKRFQNPKLISTLEFPVLFLGAKPSKTPSFYSFMNFADFGLGTWHPKGGMYEIIKAMKSLAEELGVRFYTNSPVEKIEVAQGKVSGIVSKGNRIVADIVISGADYHHSETLLDHKYRQYSERYWDKKTYAPSSLLFYVGFSKKLQKIEHHNLFFDTNFELHAEEIYDHPKWPSEPLFYANFPSKTDGTMAPEGCEAGFFLIPIAPGLEDTQELRNQYFDIIMDRFEKRTEQSVKENILFEESFCVNDFVEQYNSYKGNAYGMANTLAQTAFLRPNLKSNKVENLYFTGQLTVPGPGVPPSLISGKLVSELTLKNC
- a CDS encoding MerR family transcriptional regulator, giving the protein MNNVKKSFSIRDMENLSGIKAHTIRIWEKRYNLFSPERTVTNIRTYSLKSLQKLLNIVLLYHNGYKISKIAKIPESEIPVLVREIVAKNSEKSHAINAFKLSMINFDQALFFNTYNSLLAERSFREIFIEVFIPLLNELGLLWQTDTISPSHEHFITNLIKQKIYINTEKLQIIEPTRKDKVFVLFLPENEIHELGLLFLNYEINLKGYKAIYLGQTMPIENLVDIIKYYENVHFVSYFTVSPTKDEIEKYIENFEKDVNSLGNSKLWILGHQVQHLLNEDLPESIRTFNSIERLMSHM
- a CDS encoding GIY-YIG nuclease family protein, whose amino-acid sequence is MGFHVYILYSPKFDKYYVGQTMALTNRLDRHNSGLVKSTAPYRLWKVVWTTEKDSRGEAMILERKLKNLSKARLQKFIEKYSGNPDDGSTISGC
- a CDS encoding GIY-YIG nuclease family protein, yielding MGFHVYILYSPKFDKYYVGQTMALTNRLDRHNSGLVKSTAPYRLWKVVWMTEKNSRGEAMILERKLKNLSKARLQKFIEKYGGSPDDGSAISGC
- a CDS encoding GIY-YIG nuclease family protein, whose amino-acid sequence is MGFHVYILYSPKFDKYYVGQTMALTNRLDRHNSGLFKSTAPYRLWKVVWTTEKDSRGEAMILERKLKNLSKARLQKFIEKYSGSPDDGSTISGC